From Channa argus isolate prfri chromosome 21, Channa argus male v1.0, whole genome shotgun sequence, one genomic window encodes:
- the stmp1 gene encoding short transmembrane mitochondrial protein 1 yields the protein MLQFLAGFTLGNVVGMYLAQNYDVPNIAKKIERFKKDVEAKKKPPE from the exons ATGCTACAATTCCTG GCTGGCTTCACTTTGGGGAATGTTGTGGGGATGTACCTCGCTCAAAACTATGAT GTTCCTAACATAGCAAAGAAGATTGAAAGATTCAAGAAAGATGTGGAGGCCAAAAAGAAGCCCCCAGAGTGA
- the LOC137106584 gene encoding small lysine-rich protein 1 → MPTKPKKSNPNKSKPAKKTGKQKTPKNRSGCAKSTKTEVDLLSPAAMENVYYISHNAVDCLKFRGFGWPNSVKKKKKGTKRKKKK, encoded by the exons ATG CCTACCAAACCCAAGAAATCAAATCCCAACAAGTCTAAGCCGGCAAAGAAGACCGGGAAGCAAAAAACACCTAAGAACAGATCTGGTTGTGCCAAATCCACCAAAACAGAGGTGGACCTCCTCAGCCCAGCAGCCATGGAGAATGTCTATTACATTTCTCATAATGCAGTGGACTGTCTTAAGTTCAGAGGTTTCGGGTGGCCAAATTcagttaaaaagaagaaaaagggaacCAAacggaaaaagaaaaagtag
- the dhx57 gene encoding putative ATP-dependent RNA helicase DHX57, whose protein sequence is MNARRRGGKPNRGGGRFNKSRGGGGGGGSRKGGAACWDSDEDDFSLDFGPPRSSKPGKGRGGGRDRERGRGDGDRDRHNREVGISSGKPLPRSLVRTKASAKSGDGIRPEVNTMPLQKIFMTNENQEQLKELLRDLQIQDFHEPYDESGSDFSGGGEEEEEYDELDPREEGQFWATNDEPAERAESPANEPDSDDERPPPEPVVSLFAIGKLCRYGFDRERIKQALESGGGEFGATLEQLLRQVFTERYGHAAVSPDGLEWVSVDECLSQRQEEALALTAIYGERFSERIANAVWTVTLDLSFLSNSGFKDRGASGGQNGGGVHIRDVCKFYMRGQGCRFGEKCKFRHQLPTKGRSGAGPPDLMGPSQPGFSSYSPPEYELEVRFPKGNHYPFQAPVVAFSTNDESVGAAGRLAVTERLFGEALAAAKRSEPVVYTLITLCEDEATMKELLAVSHHKYSTPPPVLVVPTPSLSTARSKSVRSDALEEGRTSSNHTNSRKVPQPNSQRPIYLKETSDAEELNEKDEDEEDEVVPVESESYVSLRKKMVNKHNLKIDNLLQENGKLCRAFQKKRSSRRFRSMLEQRENLPAWQEKENILDQLDRCQVLVVSGMTGCGKTTQIPQFILDASLGGPAEQVANIICTQPRRISAISVAQRVAQERAERLGNSVGYQIRLESVRTAATRLLYCTTGVLLRRLESEAELKGITHVIVDEVHERTEESDFLLLVLKDLIIQRPDLKIILMSATLNANLFSEYFYNCPTVHIPGRTFPVDQFFLEDAIAKSGYVIDPGSPYTRSGKQHSSSTSGRRSKGEPRDTVDDLDDDGWNFRSFCKKDFVKDSIPDQQLSLQDLTVRYKDTKKSVLKTIAAMDLDKINMDLVERVLEWIVERKHNYPPGAVLVFLPGLAEIKMLYEQLQSNRMFNNRGTIRCVVYPLHSTLSNEEQQAVFTRPPEGVTKIIISTNIAETSVTIDDVVYVIDSGKMKEKRYDASKSMESLEDSWVSRANALQRKGRAGRVASGVCFHLFTSHCFQHQLAEQQLPEIQRVPLEQLCLRIKILDVFAEQTLESVFSRLIEPPTTGSLDAAKQRLQDLGALTADEKLTPLGYHLACLPVDVRIGKLMLFGAIFRCLDPALTIAASLAFKSPFVSPWDKREEANEKKLAFAVANSDHLALLQAYRGWCSAAKNGNQAGFLYCRQNFLSGRGLQEIASLKRQFAELLSDIGFIKEGLRARIIERMCSKGTDGVLEATGPEANLNSENIRLMSAMLCAALYPNVVQVRAPQGSYRMTSKGVVKMQPKANEFRFMTKNDGCVNVHPSSVNYTVRHYDSPYLVYHEKVKTSRVFIRDCSMVSVYPLVLFGGGQVNVELHKGEFVISLDDGWIRFAAASHQVAELVKELRWELDQLLEDKIKNPSIDLCSCPRGSRIIRMIVHLISTQ, encoded by the exons atgaatgcaaGAAGAAGAGGTGGGAAGCCCAACAGAGGAGGGGGGAGATTTAACAAGtcaagaggaggtggaggtggaggtggaagtAGGAAAGGAGGAGCTGCTTGTTGGGATAGCGATGAGGATGATTTTAGCCTTGACTTTGGACCCCCTCGTTCCAGCAA ACCTGGCAAAGGACGAGGCGGTGGCAGGGATCGAGAAAGAGGCAGGGGAGACGGGGATCGAGACAGGCATAACAGAGAAGTGGGGATAAGCAGCGGCAAACCTCTCCCAAGGTCCCTGGTGAGGACAAAAGCGAGTGCAAAGTCAGGTGACGGCATCAGGCCCGAGGTGAACACCATGCCCTTGCAGAAGATCTTCATGACTAATGAGAACCAGGAACAACTCAAGGAACTGCTGCGGGATCTGCAGATCCAGGACTTTCATGAGCCATATGA TGAATCTGGATCAGATTTTTctgggggaggagaggaggaggaggaatatGATGAGTTAGATCCCCGTGAGGAAGGACAGTTTTGGGCTACTAATGATGAGCCTGCGGAGAGGGCGGAGAGCCCAGCAAACGAGCCAGATTCTGACGATGAACGACCGCCCCCAGAACCTGTCGTCTCCTTATTTGCCATAGGAAAACTCTGCAG GTATGGGTTTGACAGGGAGCGCATCAAACAGGCACTGGAGTCTGGCGGAGGAGAATTTGGGGCAACTTTGGAGCAGCTCCTTCGCCAGGTGTTCACTGAGCGCTATGGTCATGCGGCAGTTTCCCCCGATGGCCTTGAGTGGGTGTCTGTGGATGAGTGCTTGAGCCAGAGACAGGAAGAAGCTCTAGCTTTGACTGCCATTTATGGCGAACGCTTCAGTGAGCGCATTGCTAATGCAGTGTGGACAGTAACCCTGGATCTCTCATTTCTCTCAAACAGTGGTTTCAAAGATAGGGGAGCGTCCGGGGGTCAAAATGGGGGAGGAGTTCATATTCGGGATGTCTGCAAATTCTACATGAGAGGGCAAGGTTGCAGGTTCggggaaaaatgtaaattcagaCACCAACTTCCTACAAAAGGGAGGTCTGGGGCTGGTCCCCCAGACCTGATGGGTCCAAGTCAACCTGGATTTAGCAGCTATTCTCCTCCAGAGTATGAACTAGAGGTACGTTTTCCCAAAGGAAACCATTACCCGTTTCAGGCTCCCGTAGTTGCCTTTAGCACCAACGATGAATCCGTTGGGGCTGCGGGGAGGCTCGCGGTCACGGAGAGATTATTTGGAGAGGCGCTGGCTGCAGCAAAGAGAAGTGAACCTGTTGTTTACACTCTGATCACCTTGTGTGAAGATGAAGCTACCATGAAGGAACTACTGGCTGTTAGTCATCACAAATACAGCACCCCACCGCCTGTCCTGGTGGTCCCGACTCCCTCTCTGTCCACGGCAAGGAGTAAGAGTGTGAGGAGCGATGCCTTAGAGGAAGGCAGGACTAGCAGTAATCACACCAACAGCAGAAAGGTTCCTCAACCTAACAGCCAGAGACCCATTTATT TGAAAGAGACAAGCGACGCAGAGGAGTTGAATGAGAAAGATGAGGACGAAGAAGATGAGGTTGTTCCGGTCGAGAGTGAGAGTTATGTTAGTCTGAGGAAGAAGATGGTAAACAAGCACAATCTGAAGATAGACAACTTGCTGCAAGAAAACGGCAAACTGTGCCGAGCGTTCCAGAAGAAACGG TCATCGAGGCGTTTCAGGTCCATGTTGGAGCAAAGAGAGAATCTCCCAGCTTggcaagaaaaagagaacattCTAGACCAATTGGACCGATGTCAGGTGCTGGTGGTCAGTGGAATGACAGG ATGTGGCAAGACCACCCAGATCCCCCAGTTCATTCTGGATGCATCACTAGGTGGTCCAGCAGAGCAGGTGGCCAACATCATTTGTACCCAGCCACGCCGAATCTCTGCCATCTCTGTGGCTCAGAGAGTGGCACAGGAGAGAGCAGAGCGTCTGGGGAACTCAGTGGGCTACCAGATCCGCCTAGAGAGTGTCAGG ACGGCCGCCACCAGACTATTGTACTGCACCACGGGTGTGTTGCTGAGGAGACTGGAGAGTGAGGCAGAACTCAAAGGCATCACACATGTCATTGTGGATGAGGTGCATGAGCGCACAGAGGAGAG TGATTTCCTGTTGTTGGTGCTCAAAGACCTCATTATACAGAGACCAGACCTGAAGATCATTCTAATGAGTGCCACACTAAATGCCAACCTCTTTTCTGAGTATTTCTACAACTGTCCCACTGTCCATATACCGG GCCGCACTTTTCCTGTCGACCAGTTTTTTCTTGAAGATGCCATCGCTAAAAGTGG ATATGTCATCGACCCTGGCAGTCCTTACACGCGCTCAGGAAAACAGCATTCGTCTTCCACAAGTGGACGAAGAAGCAAAGGAGAGCCAAGGGACACGGTGGACGACTTGGATGATGACGGGTGGAACTTCAGGTCCTTCTGTAAGAAGGACTTTGTCAAAGACTCTATCCCAGATCAGCAGCTAAGCCTGCAGGACCTCACAGTCAGATACAAGG ATACTAAAAAATCCGTGCTGAAGACCATTGCTGCAATGGACCTGGACAAGATCAACATGGATCTGGTGGAGAGGGTCCTGGAGTGGATtgtggaaagaaaacacaactacCCTCCAG GTGCAGTACTAGTGTTTTTGCCAGGCCTGGCTGAAATCAAGATGCTCTATGAGCAACTTCAGTCCAACAGAATGTTCAACAACAGAGGGACAATTAG GTGTGTGGTGTACCCACTCCACTCAACCTTGTCCAATGAAGAGCAGCAGGCAGTTTTCACTCGGCCCCCAGAGGGCGTCACAAAGATAATCATTTCCACCAACATCGCGGAGACCTCAGTAACCATTGACGATGTGGTATATGTCATTGACTCTGGCAAGATGAAAGAGAAAAG GTATGATGCATCTAAAAGCATGGAAAGCCTGGAGGACTCCTGGGTTTCTCGTGCTAACGCGCTACAGAGGAAGGGTCGAGCAGGTCGCGTGGCCTCGGGAGTCTGCTTCCACCTCTTCACCAGCCACTGTTTCCAACACCAGCTGGCTGAACAACAGCTGCCTGAGATTCAGAGAGTTCCCCTGGAGCAGCTCTGCCTCCG AATCAAGATCCTGGATGTGTTTGCCGAGCAGACATTAGAGTCCGTCTTCTCTCGGCTTATCGAGCCCCCCACCACGGGAAGCTTGGATGCAGCCAAGCAGCGACTGCAGGACCTGGGAGCTCTAACTGCAGATGAGAAGCTTACCCCGCTGGGCTACCACCTGGCCTGCCTGCCTGTCGATGTGCGCATCGGAAAACTCATGCTGTTTGGTGCCATCTTCCGCTGCCTTGACCCAGCGCTCACTATCGCCGCCAGCCTGGCCTTTAAGTCACCATTC GTATCTCCATGGGATAAAAGAGAGGAAGCCAATGAGAAGAAACTGGCTTTTGCTGTGGCCAATAGTGACCATCTAGCTTTGTTACAGGCATACAGG GGATGGTGCAGTGCTGCAAAGAATGGCAACCAGGCTGGGTTCCTTTACTGCAGGCAGAACTTTCTGTCTGGGCGAGGTCTACAG GAGATTGCCAGTCTGAAGAGGCAGTTTGCTGAGCTGCTGTCTGACATTGGCTTCATCAAAGAAGGACTGAGGGCCAGGATTATAGAGCGCATGTGTTCTAAAGGCACTGATGGGGTTCTTGAGGCTACTGGTCCTGAG gCTAACCTGAACTCAGAAAATATCCGGTTGATGTCCGCCATGCTTTGTGCAGCCCTCTACCCCAATGTGGTCCAG gtACGAGCTCCTCAGGGGAGTTATAGGATGACAAGCAAAGGCGTGGTGAAGATGCAGCCCAAAGCGAATGAGTTTCGCTTCATGACCAAGAATGATGGCTGTGTCAATGTGCACCCATCTTCTGTCAACTACACG GTTCGTCACTACGACAGCCCTTACCTCGTTTACCACGAGAAAGTGAAGACAAGTCGCGTTTTCATTAGGGACTGCAGCATGGTGTCCGTTTACCCACTAGTGCTATTTGGTGGGGGTCAGGTCAATGTGGAGCTGCACAAAGGAGAGTTTGTCATCTCACTAGATGATGGATGGATCCGATTTGCTGCTGCCTCTCATCAG GTGGCTGAGCTAGTAAAGGAGCTGCGCTGGGAGCTCGACCAACTGCTGGAGGATAAAATCAAGAACCCGAGCATAGACCTGTGCAGCTGCCCCCGCGGCTCCCGCATCATCCGCATGATAGTCCACCTCATTTCTACACAATAg
- the morn2 gene encoding MORN repeat-containing protein 2: MSGKKEGETLNTTEKGPLKVSYIFPNGDRYEGECSRLASGVIMRSGTGKHTSENGIVYTGEWHEDKMHGTGTLQLPSGALYEGEFKDNMYHGTGTYTFPDGSTYKGHFHKNRLEGEGAFTNMQGLVWTGEFHGKAALGLKMQHNI, encoded by the exons ATGTCTG gcaagaaagaaggagaaaccTTGAATACTACTG AGAAAGGACCTCTAAAGGTATCCTATATTTTTCCAAATGGGGACAGATATG AGGGGGAGTGCAGCAGATTGGCATCCGGTGTGATAATGAGGAGTGGTACCGGAAAACACACTTCAGAAAATGGGATCGTATACACTGGAGAGTGGCACGAGGACAAa ATGCATGGCACTGGGACCCTGCAGCTTCCTTCTGGAGCACTCTATGAAGGAGAATTCAAAGACAACATGTACCACGGCACAGGAACATACACTTTCCCAGACGGCTCTACTTATAAAGGTCACTTTCACAAGAACAG GCTGGAGGGAGAAGGAGCATTCACTAACATGCAAGGACTGGTTTGGACTGGAGAGTTTCATGGCAAAGCAGCactgggcctgaaaatgcagcACAACATTTAG